A region of Pseudomonas marginalis DNA encodes the following proteins:
- the recB gene encoding exodeoxyribonuclease V subunit beta yields the protein MSSKPLALAFPLNGSQLIEASAGTGKTFTISALYLRLVLGHGDGESGFGRELLPPQILVVTFTDAATKELRERIRIRLAEAARFFREEIEQPDALIADLRAQYLPEQWPACANRLDIAAQWMDEAAVSTIHSWCQRMLREHAFDSGSLFTQTLETDHSDLLGEVLRDYWRLFCYPMHDDVLNWVRNNWGGPAALMPRVRALFGSERPTDETREPAELINACLQERREALINIKAPWQQWAAELRDICLQAVAAKAVDGRKMQARYFEPWFEKISAWAADETLEQLDIGTGFTRLTPDGMAEAWKGDPPQHPGIDAMAGLKAALDALPTPDAAVLQHAAVWVGNRFEEEKRRRAEMGFDDMLIRLNAALRADGGERLASVIREQFPVALIDEFQDTDPVQYSIFDSIYRIEENHLDSGLFLIGDPKQAIYAFRGADIYTYLRARKSTLGRHHTLGTNFRSSHAMVEAVNHVFQRAETGRGAFLFRESNGDNPVPFHPVLSQGRKEKLQVDGQTLPAMNLWHLPTDQPVSNAVYRQQLAGACATRIVELLNGGQQGTAGFLQPDDSFQGVLPSDIAILVRDGKEAQAVRAELAARGVRSVYLSDKDSVFAAQEAHDLLVWLKACAEPDVERPLRAALACVTLNLSLPELERLNQDELAWESRVMQFRGYRTIWRTQGVLPMLRRLLHDFKLPQTLIARSDGERVLTNLLHLSELLQQAASELDGEQALIRHLAEHLALSGQAGEEQILRLESDEQLVKVVTIHKSKGLEYDLVFLPFICSAKPVDGSRLPLHYHDEHGKSHVSLRPTAELIAQADDERLAEDLRLFYVALTRAKHACWLGVADLKRGNSSSSVLHLSALGYLLGAGASLSESAGLARWLLDLQDGCPAIHYAPVPDAQDILFHPPRNTAHLLAPLLPKRKAAENWWIASYSALRIGDSMSVANLEAPESPQAQKLFDDERLDPDAPRDVAASGADIHRFPRGPNPGTFLHGLLEWAGEEGFNVTSQAIEHAVGARCNRRNWEGWIVTLSDWLGHLLHTPLPVDNDQVALSDLQHYQIEMEFWFASHKVDVLALDKLVCQYTHNGVSRVAAEPVLLNGMFKGFIDLTFEHDGRYYVADYKSNWLGPDDSAYTQDAMEQSILEHRYDLQYVLYLLALHRQLKARLPDYDYDRHVGGALYLFLRGTQAVSRGAFFTRPPRELIESLDLLFQGKPIPPKAEPAWEQGVLL from the coding sequence ATGAGCAGCAAACCCTTGGCCCTGGCCTTCCCGTTGAATGGCAGCCAGCTGATTGAAGCCAGCGCCGGCACCGGCAAAACCTTCACCATCTCCGCCTTGTACCTGCGTCTGGTCCTTGGCCACGGTGACGGTGAGTCCGGTTTTGGCCGTGAACTGCTGCCGCCGCAAATCCTCGTGGTGACCTTTACCGATGCCGCCACCAAAGAGCTGCGCGAACGCATCCGCATTCGTTTGGCCGAAGCTGCACGTTTCTTCCGCGAAGAGATTGAACAGCCCGACGCGCTGATCGCCGACCTGCGTGCGCAATACCTCCCCGAGCAATGGCCCGCCTGTGCCAACCGCCTGGACATCGCCGCCCAGTGGATGGATGAAGCGGCGGTTTCCACGATTCACAGTTGGTGCCAGCGCATGCTGCGCGAACACGCGTTCGACAGCGGCAGCCTGTTCACCCAGACCCTGGAAACCGACCACAGTGACCTGCTCGGCGAAGTGCTGCGCGATTATTGGCGACTGTTCTGCTACCCGATGCACGACGACGTACTCAACTGGGTACGCAACAACTGGGGCGGCCCGGCCGCGTTGATGCCACGCGTGCGCGCACTGTTCGGCAGCGAACGGCCGACGGATGAAACCCGCGAACCCGCCGAGTTGATCAACGCTTGCCTGCAAGAACGCCGTGAAGCGTTGATAAACATCAAGGCTCCCTGGCAACAATGGGCCGCCGAGCTACGCGATATCTGTCTGCAAGCCGTAGCCGCCAAAGCCGTCGACGGCCGCAAGATGCAAGCGCGTTACTTCGAGCCCTGGTTCGAAAAGATCAGCGCCTGGGCCGCTGACGAAACCCTCGAGCAACTGGACATCGGCACCGGCTTCACTCGCCTCACCCCCGACGGCATGGCCGAAGCCTGGAAGGGCGACCCGCCGCAACACCCCGGCATCGACGCCATGGCCGGCCTCAAGGCCGCCCTCGACGCGCTGCCAACCCCCGACGCGGCGGTGTTGCAACACGCTGCCGTTTGGGTGGGCAACCGCTTTGAAGAAGAAAAACGCCGTCGTGCCGAAATGGGCTTTGACGACATGCTGATCCGCCTCAACGCTGCCCTGCGAGCCGATGGCGGCGAGCGTCTGGCCAGTGTGATCCGCGAGCAGTTCCCGGTGGCCCTGATCGACGAGTTCCAGGACACCGACCCAGTGCAGTACAGCATCTTCGACAGCATCTACCGTATCGAAGAGAACCACCTCGACAGCGGCCTGTTCCTGATTGGCGACCCCAAGCAAGCCATCTACGCCTTCCGCGGCGCCGATATCTACACCTACCTGCGTGCGCGCAAATCCACGCTCGGCCGTCATCACACCCTGGGCACCAACTTCCGTTCCAGCCATGCGATGGTCGAGGCAGTGAACCACGTGTTCCAGCGGGCGGAAACCGGCCGCGGCGCGTTCCTGTTCCGGGAGTCGAATGGCGACAACCCGGTGCCGTTCCACCCGGTGCTATCCCAAGGCCGCAAGGAAAAGCTGCAGGTAGACGGCCAAACGTTGCCGGCAATGAACCTGTGGCACCTGCCCACCGACCAGCCGGTTTCCAACGCGGTGTACCGCCAACAACTGGCCGGTGCCTGCGCCACCCGGATTGTCGAATTGCTCAACGGCGGGCAGCAAGGTACGGCCGGTTTCCTGCAGCCGGACGACAGCTTCCAAGGCGTACTGCCGTCGGACATCGCCATCCTCGTGCGCGACGGCAAGGAAGCCCAGGCCGTGCGCGCCGAGTTGGCCGCCCGTGGCGTGCGCAGCGTGTACCTGTCCGACAAGGACTCTGTCTTCGCCGCCCAGGAAGCCCACGACCTGCTCGTCTGGCTCAAGGCCTGTGCCGAGCCGGACGTCGAGCGGCCGCTGCGGGCCGCCCTGGCTTGCGTCACCTTGAACCTGTCACTGCCGGAACTGGAGCGTCTGAACCAGGACGAACTGGCGTGGGAAAGCCGCGTGATGCAGTTCCGAGGCTACCGCACGATCTGGCGCACCCAAGGCGTGTTGCCGATGCTGCGTCGCCTGCTGCACGACTTCAAACTGCCGCAAACCCTGATCGCCCGCAGCGACGGCGAACGTGTGCTGACCAACCTGTTGCACCTCAGCGAGTTGTTGCAACAAGCCGCGTCGGAACTGGACGGCGAACAGGCGTTGATCCGCCACCTGGCCGAGCACCTGGCGTTGTCCGGCCAGGCCGGCGAAGAGCAAATCCTGCGCCTGGAAAGTGACGAGCAACTGGTCAAGGTGGTGACCATTCACAAATCCAAGGGCCTGGAGTACGACCTGGTCTTCCTGCCTTTCATCTGCTCGGCCAAGCCGGTCGACGGCAGTCGCCTGCCGCTGCATTACCACGATGAACACGGCAAATCCCACGTCAGCCTGCGCCCGACCGCCGAGTTGATCGCCCAGGCCGACGATGAGCGCCTGGCCGAAGACCTGCGTTTGTTCTACGTGGCCCTGACCCGCGCCAAACATGCCTGCTGGCTCGGCGTTGCCGACCTCAAACGTGGCAACAGCAGCAGCTCGGTACTGCACCTGTCGGCGCTGGGTTACTTGCTCGGCGCCGGTGCGTCGTTGAGTGAGTCTGCCGGCCTCGCGCGTTGGCTGCTGGATCTGCAGGACGGCTGCCCGGCCATCCACTACGCCCCTGTGCCCGACGCCCAGGACATCCTGTTCCACCCGCCGCGCAACACCGCCCACTTGCTCGCGCCCTTGTTACCCAAGCGCAAGGCCGCCGAGAACTGGTGGATCGCGTCCTACAGTGCCTTGCGCATTGGCGACAGCATGAGCGTCGCCAACCTTGAAGCGCCCGAAAGCCCACAGGCGCAAAAGCTTTTCGATGACGAACGTCTCGATCCCGATGCACCGCGTGACGTGGCGGCGTCCGGCGCAGACATTCACCGTTTCCCACGCGGTCCGAACCCCGGCACCTTCCTTCATGGCCTGCTGGAGTGGGCCGGGGAAGAAGGCTTCAACGTGACCTCGCAAGCCATCGAACACGCCGTAGGCGCGCGCTGCAATCGCCGCAACTGGGAAGGCTGGATCGTCACCCTCAGCGATTGGCTGGGCCATCTGCTGCACACGCCGCTGCCGGTGGATAACGACCAGGTCGCCCTGAGCGACCTGCAGCACTACCAGATCGAAATGGAGTTCTGGTTCGCCAGCCATAAAGTCGACGTGCTCGCCCTCGACAAGCTGGTGTGCCAGTACACCCACAACGGTGTGTCCCGCGTCGCCGCCGAACCGGTGCTGCTCAACGGCATGTTCAAGGGTTTTATCGACCTCACCTTCGAACATGACGGCCGTTACTACGTGGCCGACTACAAATCCAACTGGCTCGGCCCTGACGATTCGGCCTACACCCAGGACGCCATGGAACAGTCGATCCTCGAGCACCGCTACGACCTGCAATACGTGCTTTACCTGCTCGCGCTGCATCGTCAACTCAAGGCGCGCCTGCCGGACTACGACTACGACCGTCATGTGGGTGGCGCGCTGTACCTGTTCCTGCGCGGCACTCAGGCCGTCAGCCGAGGGGCGTTTTTCACCCGGCCGCCACGGGAACTGATCGAAAGCCTGGACCTGCTGTTCCAGGGCAAGCCCATCCCGCCCAAGGCTGAGCCTGCCTGGGAACAAGGAGTGTTGTTATGA
- the recC gene encoding exodeoxyribonuclease V subunit gamma yields the protein MPDATSLSAGFMVVHGNRLDELRSLVVSWMRRYPLAPLENEIALVQSNGIAQWLKLALAEDPEDDDMGGCGIAAAIDVQLPGSFMWQLYRMVLGRDEIPPKSLLDKAPLTWRLMRLLPELIDQQHFEPLQRFLTHDSDLRKRYQLAERLADLFDQYQVYRADWLEDWAAGRHQLRNGRGESKPLSPANCWQAELWRALLLDVGEEGMAESRAGVHQRFIERINALEQAPKGLPSRVIVFGISSLPAQALEALAGLARFSQVLLCVHNPCRHHWSDIVADKDLLRNEYKRQARKAGMPVTIDPQTLHQHAHPLLAAWGKQGRDYISLLDSYDDPNSYRAAFRDGRIDLFSDSEPTTLLNQLQDDILELRPLNETREQWPAVDLERDTSIRFHIAHSAQREVEILHDQLLQRFSADPTLRPRDIIVMVPDVDSYAPHIRAVFGQLDRIDPRFIPFTLTDQGQRGRDPLLIAVEHLLKLPDSRFPVSEILDLLDVPALRERFAIKERDLPTLHRWIEGAGIRWGLNAEQRAGLGLPSNLEQNSWRFGLRRMLLGYAVGTGAACEGIEPYDEIGGLDAALIGPLVALLDALSDAHQALSQPAAPHEWGERLQRLMQLFFLPSSEHDDYLLGQLEQLRETWLETCESVGLQDELPLTVVREAWLAGLDQGRLSQRFLAGAVNFCTLMPMRAIPFKLVCLLGMNDGDYPRAQPPLDFDLMGSDYRPGDRSRREDDRYLLLEALLSARDQLYISWVGRSIRDNSERPASVLIGQLRDHIASGWHNAQETPLLDAMTQEHPLQPFSARYFHEGDPLFSYAREWQLLHAAPDAVTQEDQLAQHQQEEPLSLGQLQDFLRNPVKHFFSQRLKVFFEAAEVPLADEEPFVLDALQRYSLSDSLLNAALSQPEHLDQALNAQALRLQGSGLLPMVGFGECLRNELIEPLPDLLQRYQQLLALWPTPHTAAEPISFEHQGIALEGWISGLHRRSDGGLLSVTTIPNSIGSIKTRKWHRLIRPWVNHVVACACGLSLSTGLVASDDTLLLAPLDKPIAREILGNLLLAWHSGMREPLPVAVKTAFAWLSQTDPVKAHAAASKAYEGDGLTTDGERRETPALTRQFPDYAALAASEEFEGWCETLYRPLINAPWRSLTGEEAGP from the coding sequence ATGCCGGATGCGACGTCCCTCAGTGCTGGATTCATGGTGGTTCACGGCAACCGCTTGGACGAACTGCGCAGCCTGGTGGTGAGTTGGATGCGCCGTTATCCCCTGGCGCCCCTGGAAAACGAAATCGCCCTGGTACAAAGCAACGGCATTGCCCAGTGGCTCAAACTGGCCTTGGCTGAAGACCCGGAAGACGACGATATGGGAGGCTGCGGAATTGCCGCCGCCATCGATGTACAGCTCCCCGGCAGCTTCATGTGGCAGCTCTATCGCATGGTCCTGGGACGTGACGAAATCCCTCCAAAATCCCTGCTCGATAAAGCCCCGCTCACTTGGCGCCTGATGCGCCTGCTCCCGGAACTCATCGATCAACAGCACTTCGAGCCGTTGCAACGCTTCTTGACCCACGACTCCGACCTGCGCAAACGCTACCAACTGGCGGAACGACTGGCTGACCTGTTCGACCAATACCAGGTCTACCGCGCTGACTGGCTGGAAGACTGGGCCGCTGGCCGTCATCAATTGCGTAACGGTCGAGGCGAATCAAAGCCACTCAGCCCGGCCAACTGCTGGCAAGCCGAGTTATGGCGCGCGCTGCTGTTGGACGTCGGTGAAGAGGGCATGGCCGAAAGCCGCGCCGGCGTGCACCAGCGCTTTATCGAACGTATCAATGCGCTTGAGCAAGCGCCGAAGGGGCTGCCTTCCCGGGTGATTGTCTTCGGGATTTCTTCCTTGCCCGCCCAAGCGCTGGAGGCGCTGGCCGGCCTGGCCCGTTTCAGCCAAGTCCTGCTGTGCGTGCACAACCCGTGTCGCCACCATTGGTCCGACATCGTGGCCGACAAAGACCTGCTGCGTAACGAATACAAGCGCCAGGCGCGCAAAGCCGGCATGCCCGTTACCATCGACCCACAAACCCTGCACCAACATGCTCATCCGCTGTTGGCCGCCTGGGGCAAACAAGGTCGTGATTACATCAGCCTGCTGGACAGTTACGACGATCCCAACAGCTACCGCGCCGCTTTTCGCGATGGTCGAATCGACCTGTTCAGCGACAGCGAGCCCACCACACTGCTCAACCAGCTTCAGGACGATATCCTCGAACTGCGCCCGCTCAATGAGACTCGGGAACAATGGCCGGCTGTCGATCTGGAGCGTGATACATCCATCCGCTTCCACATTGCCCACAGCGCCCAACGCGAAGTGGAGATTCTCCACGACCAATTGCTCCAACGCTTCAGCGCCGACCCCACGCTTCGCCCAAGGGACATCATCGTCATGGTCCCCGACGTCGACAGCTATGCGCCGCATATCCGCGCGGTATTCGGTCAACTGGACAGAATCGATCCCCGCTTCATCCCCTTCACCCTGACCGATCAAGGTCAGCGCGGCCGCGATCCCCTGCTGATCGCCGTTGAACACCTGCTCAAACTCCCCGACAGCCGCTTCCCCGTCAGCGAGATTCTCGACCTGTTGGATGTCCCGGCCTTGCGCGAACGCTTCGCCATCAAGGAGCGCGATCTGCCCACACTGCACCGCTGGATCGAAGGCGCTGGCATCCGTTGGGGGCTCAACGCCGAGCAACGCGCGGGTCTCGGTCTGCCGAGTAATCTGGAACAAAACAGCTGGCGATTTGGCCTTCGCCGTATGCTTCTAGGCTACGCCGTCGGCACCGGTGCAGCCTGCGAAGGCATTGAGCCCTACGACGAAATCGGCGGGCTTGATGCGGCCTTGATCGGCCCACTGGTCGCTTTGCTTGATGCGCTCAGCGATGCCCATCAAGCGCTGTCACAACCCGCAGCACCCCACGAATGGGGCGAGCGTCTGCAACGCCTGATGCAACTCTTCTTCCTACCCAGCAGCGAGCACGACGACTACCTGTTGGGTCAGCTTGAGCAACTCAGGGAAACCTGGTTGGAAACCTGCGAGTCCGTTGGCCTGCAGGATGAGTTACCGCTTACCGTAGTCCGCGAAGCCTGGCTGGCCGGCCTGGATCAAGGCCGTCTGTCCCAGCGCTTCCTCGCCGGAGCTGTCAATTTTTGCACCCTGATGCCCATGCGCGCCATCCCCTTCAAACTCGTCTGCCTGCTCGGCATGAACGATGGCGACTACCCACGCGCCCAACCACCGCTGGATTTCGACCTGATGGGCAGCGACTACCGGCCCGGCGACCGTTCGCGCCGCGAAGACGACCGTTACCTGCTGCTCGAAGCCCTGCTGTCCGCCCGCGACCAGCTCTATATCAGCTGGGTCGGCCGTAGCATCCGCGATAACAGCGAGCGCCCGGCCTCTGTACTCATCGGCCAACTGCGCGACCATATCGCCAGTGGCTGGCACAACGCACAAGAAACACCGCTACTGGACGCGATGACCCAGGAACACCCGCTCCAACCCTTCAGCGCCCGTTACTTCCACGAAGGTGATCCGCTGTTCAGCTACGCCCGCGAATGGCAGTTACTCCACGCCGCCCCGGATGCCGTTACACAGGAAGACCAACTGGCGCAGCACCAACAGGAGGAGCCCCTGAGCCTCGGCCAGTTACAGGATTTCCTACGCAATCCGGTCAAACACTTCTTCAGCCAGCGTCTGAAAGTGTTCTTCGAAGCCGCCGAAGTACCCTTGGCCGATGAAGAACCCTTCGTGCTTGACGCGCTGCAACGCTACAGCCTGAGCGACAGCCTGTTGAACGCTGCGCTGTCCCAGCCCGAGCACCTCGACCAGGCCCTCAACGCCCAGGCTCTGCGGCTGCAAGGCAGTGGCCTGTTGCCGATGGTTGGTTTCGGCGAGTGCCTGCGCAACGAACTCATTGAGCCCCTGCCCGACTTGTTGCAACGCTACCAGCAGTTGCTGGCGCTCTGGCCAACGCCACACACCGCTGCAGAACCGATCAGTTTCGAGCATCAAGGTATAGCGCTGGAAGGCTGGATCAGCGGCCTGCATCGACGCAGTGATGGCGGATTGCTGAGTGTCACCACCATCCCCAATAGCATCGGCTCGATCAAAACACGCAAATGGCATCGTCTGATTCGTCCTTGGGTCAATCATGTGGTGGCCTGTGCCTGCGGTCTGTCGTTGAGCACGGGGTTGGTGGCCAGCGACGATACGTTGCTACTGGCCCCGCTGGATAAGCCCATCGCCCGGGAAATCCTCGGCAACCTGCTGTTGGCCTGGCACAGCGGCATGAGAGAGCCGCTCCCGGTAGCCGTCAAGACTGCCTTCGCCTGGCTCAGCCAAACCGATCCGGTCAAAGCCCACGCCGCCGCGAGCAAAGCCTATGAAGGTGACGGCCTGACCACCGACGGCGAGCGTCGCGAAACCCCGGCGCTCACCCGACAGTTCCCCGATTACGCCGCCCTGGCCGCCAGCGAAGAGTTCGAAGGCTGGTGCGAAACCTTGTATCGACCGCTCATCAACGCCCCATGGCGATCACTCACAGGCGAGGAGGCCGGCCCATGA